From a region of the Heliangelus exortis chromosome 19, bHelExo1.hap1, whole genome shotgun sequence genome:
- the MORN3 gene encoding MORN repeat-containing protein 3, producing the protein MPIEKYPRTTEPLWREWDRKAQKCGLRHTIYAVNGDQYTGEWLDNLKHGKGTQIWKATGAVYSGDWKFGKRDGYGSYSIPDPVTKEYRKVYTGWWENDKRCGPGMMLFPGGERYEGDWSGGLRSGWGRMYYQDKSIYEGQWLEDKPHGKGRLRLSNKNWYEGGWKDGKKHGPGKYFYFNKGQLFEGVWAADIPKCGIMIDFGRNEAPAPTQYPIPKIELVDPDGVLAEAQAMFDDSQNEELDAGDKKEM; encoded by the exons ATGCCCATTGAAAAATACCCCAGGACTACAGAGCCTCTCTGGCGTGAGTGGGacaggaaagcacagaaatgtggATTAAGACACACAATCTATGCTGTAAATGGGGATCAGTACACTGGAGAATGGCTGGACAACTTGAAACATG GTAAAGGCACCCAGATATGGAAAGCCACTGGAGCTGTTTATAGTGGTGACTGGAAATTTGGGAAGCGGGACGGTTATGGCTCCTACAGCATTCCTGACCCCGTAACCAAGGAATACAGGAAGGTGTATACAGGCTGGTGGGAAAACGACAAAAGATGT GGCCCTGGGATGATGTTGTTCCCCGGCGGGGAGCGCTACGAGGGTGACTGGAGCGGTGGGCTGCGGAGTGGCTGGGGCCGGATGTACTACCAGGACAAATCCATCTATGAGGGACAGTGGCTGGAGGACAAGCCCCACGGGAAGGGGAGGCTGCGGCTGT caaataaaaattgGTACGAAGGAGGctggaaagatggaaagaagcATGGCCCAGGGAAATACTTCTACTTCAATAAGGGGCAGTTGTTTGAAGGTGTCTGGGCAGCTGATATACCAAAATGTGGAATTATGATTGACTTTGGCAGAAATGAAGCTCCTGCCCCTACTCAGTATCCAATCCCAAAG attGAACTGGTGGATCCAGATGGTGTTTTAGCAGAGGCCCAGGCTATGTTTGATGACAGCCAAAATGAAGAATTGGATGCTGGGGACAAAAAAGAGATGTGA